From the Orenia metallireducens genome, one window contains:
- a CDS encoding FHA domain-containing protein, translating into MKMERCNNGHLYNKKRYNACPYCDEAALEANTGSEGMSSKPFTASNTNENGVKTLAYWDEEQGFDPVVGWMVCIEGAEQGKDYKIRHERNFIGRSEEMHIHIEGDKTISRRNHGVISYNPKERNFTFIPGPEITSIIYINDEAIYAPRELSAYDIIEMGKSKFIFIPLCGQHFEWQI; encoded by the coding sequence ATGAAGATGGAAAGATGTAATAATGGACATTTATATAATAAAAAGAGGTATAATGCATGTCCTTATTGTGATGAAGCAGCACTGGAAGCAAATACAGGTAGTGAGGGAATGAGTTCAAAACCATTTACTGCTTCTAATACTAATGAAAATGGAGTAAAGACATTAGCCTATTGGGATGAGGAACAAGGTTTTGACCCAGTAGTAGGGTGGATGGTTTGCATAGAAGGAGCCGAACAGGGTAAAGATTATAAGATTAGGCATGAGAGAAACTTTATCGGGCGTTCAGAAGAGATGCATATACATATAGAAGGAGATAAGACTATCTCTAGAAGAAATCATGGGGTAATAAGCTATAATCCCAAAGAGAGAAACTTTACATTTATCCCAGGACCTGAAATTACAAGTATAATTTATATTAATGATGAGGCTATTTATGCACCAAGAGAGTTATCGGCTTATGACATAATTGAGATGGGAAAGAGTAAATTTATTTTTATTCCATTATGTGGTCAACATTTCGAATGGCAAATATAG
- a CDS encoding PP2C family protein-serine/threonine phosphatase, producing MFHEVVFDFPGNLFILTSCLVIMYLVIKSLRKIRQRGSILIGNAQGIGDRREQEDSFATAENEIGVLAVLADGMGGLSYGKKASNLLTRIFSEEFSKSPNMSSVSDFLVQNTHKINKKILEISKGKKVGSTFVAGIIKDSFLYWISVGDSQIYLYRNQKIIPINPRHIYKNILESDYRAGKISKRRLLNHSKKERLTSYLGYDNFRQFDYNQIPIKLKKRDKLLFCSDGVYKSLYDTELEHLLGKRMHPMETAELILEEVLEKNIKKQDNATVIVLEIK from the coding sequence ATGTTTCATGAAGTCGTTTTTGATTTTCCTGGTAATTTATTTATCTTGACCAGTTGTTTAGTAATAATGTACTTAGTAATCAAATCTTTAAGAAAGATTAGACAGAGAGGTAGCATATTAATTGGTAATGCTCAGGGCATAGGAGATAGAAGGGAACAAGAAGATTCTTTTGCAACTGCTGAGAATGAGATAGGAGTATTAGCAGTATTAGCAGATGGAATGGGTGGATTATCCTATGGTAAGAAAGCAAGTAATTTGCTTACTAGAATATTTTCAGAGGAGTTTTCTAAGTCCCCTAATATGTCTTCTGTGAGTGACTTTTTAGTCCAAAATACTCATAAAATCAATAAAAAAATATTAGAAATTTCCAAAGGTAAGAAAGTAGGCAGTACCTTTGTAGCAGGAATAATAAAGGATAGTTTTCTTTATTGGATTTCGGTGGGGGATAGTCAAATTTATCTTTATAGAAATCAAAAAATTATTCCAATAAACCCGAGACATATTTATAAAAATATTTTGGAGAGTGACTATAGAGCCGGAAAGATAAGTAAAAGGCGACTTTTAAATCATTCTAAAAAAGAAAGACTTACCAGTTACCTTGGTTATGATAATTTTAGACAGTTTGATTATAATCAGATTCCAATAAAGTTGAAAAAAAGAGATAAATTATTATTCTGTAGTGATGGAGTATATAAAAGCCTATATGATACAGAATTAGAACATCTTTTAGGTAAAAGAATGCATCCAATGGAAACTGCTGAATTAATCTTGGAAGAAGTACTGGAAAAGAATATAAAAAAGCAAGATAATGCTACTGTGATTGTGTTAGAAATTAAATAA